One window of the Leptospira ryugenii genome contains the following:
- a CDS encoding GatB/YqeY domain-containing protein has translation MTLQETINSDLKQALKAKDEVLLGTLRLIKADLQYEMTKTGATELNDSFVMQVLKSNYKKRKDTALEYEKANREDLANKERAEADIISRYIPKEVSDDQIQDAVTKAITEMGASSPSDMGKVMGKVMAVFKGQNIDGSKVSLIVKQSLSSN, from the coding sequence ATGACTCTGCAAGAAACAATCAATTCTGATTTAAAACAGGCTCTAAAGGCGAAAGATGAGGTTCTTTTGGGAACCTTGCGCCTAATAAAGGCTGATTTGCAGTATGAAATGACTAAGACTGGAGCAACAGAACTTAACGATAGTTTTGTGATGCAAGTCCTAAAATCCAATTACAAAAAAAGAAAAGACACAGCTCTTGAATATGAAAAGGCAAATCGTGAAGATTTGGCAAATAAAGAAAGGGCTGAAGCGGACATCATCTCTCGTTACATACCCAAAGAAGTTTCCGACGACCAAATCCAAGATGCAGTAACAAAAGCAATTACGGAAATGGGTGCCTCTTCCCCGTCTGACATGGGTAAGGTGATGGGGAAAGTGATGGCAGTCTTCAAAGGGCAAAACATCGACGGCTCTAAGGTATCTCTCATCGTTAAACAATCACTCAGTTCAAACTAA